One region of Geovibrio ferrireducens genomic DNA includes:
- a CDS encoding winged helix-turn-helix transcriptional regulator has product MQVCKIKELNGKMYRCYFELTVRVLSGKWKALILYRLAIEPVMRFGEIRKSMPEVTERMLSKQLRELEDDGLISREVYNQIPPKVEYRLTEIGSKLVPILMMMKDWGAEYEEHLGGRGLFCSSEYEQQDGLVSK; this is encoded by the coding sequence ATGCAGGTCTGCAAAATAAAAGAGCTTAACGGCAAAATGTACAGATGTTACTTTGAGCTTACTGTCAGGGTGCTATCCGGTAAGTGGAAGGCGCTTATTCTGTACAGGCTCGCTATTGAGCCCGTTATGCGCTTCGGCGAGATACGCAAAAGCATGCCTGAAGTAACGGAAAGAATGCTCAGTAAGCAGCTCAGAGAGCTTGAGGATGACGGGCTCATAAGCCGCGAGGTCTATAACCAGATTCCGCCCAAGGTTGAATACCGCCTGACGGAAATAGGCTCAAAGCTTGTCCCTATCCTCATGATGATGAAGGACTGGGGCGCTGAATATGAGGAGCATCTGGGCGGGCGGGGTTTATTCTGCTCATCTGAGTACGAGCAGCAGGACGGTCTTGTTTCAAAATAG
- a CDS encoding PAS domain S-box protein yields MKNLLEHILKETETFLTNWTERMKSAGYLEHTTAKREDCILSLHGIIIPVRTYINQGLAPDFTAVLSNGRNVAEFLLKSAHRHYERGIGEESFFGCFKTLLHAVEDIILEQDADPAEKLLNYIELRRILDAMETITVADWHSRNAAETATILQNKNRELTLLKNKFENILESASDLFITVNGEGQILEMNASAGKRFGERTEGLNVLDVFRPGCSFAEFLDRYPFDKTHEITTPDGSSIYSLVIIPLKKVSLASEGYVIVLNDITYIADQRMRLEQEVTKRTQELAESEKLFRSLFSSAGEGIILADSSLKIVQANLKAAEIFGLPEKEIEGKSCVRFIHPGSIDAMRSAMLMPEGEIWNGEFSGVTAQGDSFPASITLNRFRLDSGDFFHIIIRNITRQKAMEEHLKEEKTKAEEMNVTLRNVLKTIDREKEELMLGISQKVVTNIIPSVQKLAAETSPEIRTMYAGIIRDLLAGLTEGTGTLNAANMAKLTKAEIQICQLIQSGSDSKEIAESMNISFDTVQTHRKNIRRKLGLSGRDVSLFTYLNNR; encoded by the coding sequence TTGAAAAATCTCCTTGAGCACATACTAAAAGAAACGGAAACCTTTCTCACAAACTGGACTGAACGCATGAAAAGCGCCGGATATCTGGAGCATACCACCGCAAAGCGGGAGGACTGCATCCTCAGCCTGCACGGAATAATCATCCCTGTCCGTACATATATCAATCAGGGGCTTGCTCCGGATTTCACCGCTGTTCTCTCAAACGGGCGCAATGTAGCCGAATTTCTGCTCAAATCAGCACACAGACACTACGAACGAGGAATAGGCGAGGAATCATTCTTCGGCTGCTTCAAAACCCTTCTGCACGCCGTTGAGGATATAATTCTGGAGCAGGATGCCGACCCTGCGGAAAAACTCCTGAACTACATAGAGCTCCGCAGGATTCTTGATGCGATGGAAACCATCACCGTTGCTGACTGGCATTCACGCAATGCAGCCGAAACCGCCACAATTCTCCAGAATAAAAACCGTGAACTCACTCTTCTTAAAAATAAATTTGAGAACATACTGGAATCCGCATCGGATCTGTTCATTACGGTAAACGGCGAAGGGCAGATACTGGAAATGAACGCATCAGCCGGAAAAAGGTTCGGTGAAAGAACCGAAGGGCTAAACGTTCTTGATGTTTTCAGGCCGGGGTGCAGCTTTGCGGAATTTCTTGACCGCTATCCGTTTGATAAAACCCATGAAATCACCACACCGGACGGCAGCTCAATATATTCTCTTGTGATAATACCCCTTAAAAAAGTTTCCCTCGCCTCGGAAGGCTATGTGATTGTTCTCAATGATATAACATACATAGCCGATCAGCGCATGAGGCTTGAACAGGAAGTGACCAAGCGCACACAGGAGCTTGCCGAATCGGAGAAGCTTTTCCGCTCACTCTTCTCCTCCGCCGGTGAGGGGATAATCCTCGCAGACAGCAGCCTGAAAATTGTTCAGGCCAACCTCAAAGCCGCAGAGATATTCGGCCTGCCGGAAAAGGAGATCGAAGGCAAAAGCTGTGTCCGGTTCATTCATCCGGGCAGCATAGATGCCATGCGCTCCGCCATGCTCATGCCCGAAGGGGAGATATGGAACGGCGAGTTCAGCGGGGTGACCGCTCAGGGGGACTCCTTCCCCGCCAGCATAACCCTCAACAGGTTCCGGCTGGACAGCGGAGACTTTTTCCACATAATAATCCGCAACATAACCCGCCAGAAGGCAATGGAGGAGCACCTCAAGGAGGAAAAAACCAAGGCGGAGGAGATGAACGTCACCCTGCGCAACGTGCTCAAAACAATAGACAGAGAGAAGGAAGAGCTGATGCTCGGCATATCCCAGAAGGTGGTGACCAATATAATTCCCTCTGTTCAGAAGCTTGCCGCTGAAACCAGCCCGGAAATAAGAACTATGTACGCCGGAATAATAAGAGATCTCCTTGCGGGGCTGACGGAAGGCACCGGCACACTCAACGCCGCAAACATGGCAAAGCTCACAAAGGCGGAGATACAGATCTGTCAGCTTATTCAGTCCGGCTCTGACAGCAAGGAGATAGCCGAGAGCATGAATATCTCCTTCGACACAGTGCAGACCCACAGAAAAAACATCCGCAGGAAGCTGGGACTCAGCGGCAGGGATGTCAGCCTGTTCACTTATCTTAACAACAGATAA
- the citC gene encoding [citrate (pro-3S)-lyase] ligase, which yields MHSYITGEAQIREAVSLLKDAGLDYDPAHEVFLGIYEDGRLTAAGARDHNILKMVAVDEEYQSTGAFSEIINALITDAFQAGYDHLFVFTKPMYTLHFESLNFTRLCTTDKVAVLEFGKSIKNYLANMKNLARHGRNSGLVMNCNPFTKGHRYLIETAAAESDFVYVFVVQEDKSVVPYQDRLDLVRRGTADLKNVYVIPSGDYAVSRITFPSYFLKNKEQVTKQQIETDLRIFGQHFAPAFNIIKRYVGEEPLCEFTSLYNEAMKRIMPEYGIKLVEIQRKASGETLISASTVRRLLFAGKDDEMKNLVPETTYAYLVKNRDMLRARAEEFCKSSK from the coding sequence ATGCACAGCTATATCACAGGCGAAGCACAGATCCGCGAAGCAGTCAGCCTTCTGAAAGACGCAGGGCTTGACTATGACCCCGCCCACGAAGTTTTTCTGGGCATCTATGAAGACGGCCGCCTCACTGCCGCAGGCGCAAGAGACCATAACATTCTGAAAATGGTCGCTGTGGATGAGGAATATCAGAGCACAGGCGCATTCTCCGAAATAATAAACGCACTCATAACAGACGCTTTTCAGGCCGGTTACGACCACCTTTTCGTATTCACAAAACCCATGTACACACTTCATTTTGAAAGCCTGAACTTCACCAGATTATGCACAACTGATAAGGTTGCAGTTCTCGAATTCGGCAAAAGCATAAAAAATTATCTGGCAAATATGAAAAACCTTGCCCGCCACGGCAGGAACTCAGGCCTTGTTATGAACTGCAACCCCTTCACAAAGGGGCACAGATACCTCATAGAAACAGCCGCCGCTGAATCTGACTTTGTTTACGTTTTCGTGGTGCAGGAGGATAAGTCAGTCGTCCCCTATCAGGACAGACTCGACCTTGTAAGGCGCGGCACTGCGGATCTTAAAAATGTCTACGTCATCCCCTCCGGCGACTATGCGGTAAGCCGCATAACCTTCCCCTCATACTTCCTCAAAAACAAGGAACAGGTCACAAAACAGCAGATAGAAACCGATCTGCGCATTTTCGGACAGCATTTCGCCCCGGCATTTAATATAATAAAAAGATACGTGGGGGAGGAACCTCTGTGTGAGTTCACCTCTCTTTACAATGAGGCTATGAAGCGCATCATGCCCGAATACGGCATTAAGCTGGTGGAAATACAGAGAAAAGCCTCCGGCGAAACCCTCATAAGCGCATCCACAGTGCGCAGGCTGCTCTTTGCCGGAAAAGATGATGAGATGAAAAACCTTGTACCCGAAACAACATATGCATACCTTGTGAAAAACAGGGATATGCTGCGGGCAAGAGCCGAAGAATTCTGCAAAAGCTCAAAATAA
- a CDS encoding 4Fe-4S dicluster domain-containing protein — translation MKKQLAFLVNSKKCIGCYSCAMACKNQYHQEKGVVWRKLHPLGQKDYPHRDRAFYSLACNHCAAPVCVEVCPVGAHVKREKDGIVVHSADKCVYCRQCIEACSYGAPADNTSLQRAEKCSMCVERIDAGLLPACVQGCPAGALTLTEITGEALPDYVKQYPAGFEKFEELNPSTRFVEAVRPKLALSEKDL, via the coding sequence ATGAAAAAACAGCTCGCATTCCTTGTAAATTCCAAAAAGTGCATCGGCTGCTACTCCTGCGCCATGGCATGTAAAAACCAGTACCATCAGGAAAAAGGCGTGGTATGGAGAAAGCTTCACCCCCTTGGGCAGAAGGATTACCCGCACAGGGACAGAGCCTTTTACTCTCTGGCGTGTAACCACTGTGCAGCACCCGTGTGTGTTGAAGTGTGCCCGGTCGGGGCGCATGTGAAGAGGGAGAAGGACGGTATAGTTGTCCACTCCGCCGACAAATGCGTGTACTGCCGCCAGTGTATAGAAGCCTGTTCATACGGAGCCCCGGCAGACAATACCTCACTGCAGCGCGCAGAAAAATGCAGCATGTGCGTCGAACGCATTGATGCGGGTCTTCTTCCCGCCTGTGTTCAGGGCTGCCCCGCAGGTGCGCTTACTCTGACAGAAATAACAGGTGAGGCTCTGCCGGATTATGTGAAACAGTACCCGGCGGGATTTGAAAAATTTGAGGAGCTGAACCCCTCCACAAGGTTCGTGGAAGCGGTCAGACCCAAACTCGCCCTAAGCGAAAAAGATTTATAA
- the citD gene encoding citrate lyase acyl carrier protein: MKIARRAQAGTMQSSDIMVFTEPGEELVIEIDSTVAKQYEHLIRAKITEVISRMGITAGIFRIKDRGALDYAIAARVEAVINRAKEQSA; encoded by the coding sequence ATGAAAATAGCCAGAAGAGCGCAGGCAGGGACAATGCAGTCCAGCGACATAATGGTTTTCACTGAGCCGGGGGAAGAACTCGTCATTGAGATTGATTCCACCGTGGCAAAACAGTACGAGCACCTCATCAGGGCGAAGATAACCGAGGTTATCAGCCGCATGGGGATCACGGCGGGAATTTTCCGCATTAAGGACAGAGGGGCTCTGGACTACGCCATAGCCGCACGTGTGGAAGCGGTGATAAACCGTGCAAAGGAGCAGAGTGCATGA
- a CDS encoding RrF2 family transcriptional regulator, with amino-acid sequence MQFSKGVEYALHSLLQMLNAPAGKSVGIRELASFQGISETYLSKIFTKLRKAGVVKAAPGVNGGYELARAPENITFWDVIEAVEGSSDMFQCIEIRQNTATLDKNNLPDSYTKCPCLIKTVMLDAEEQMRKHLRGKNIGWLRDEVQKKIPFEQQKAAEEWFGIKNR; translated from the coding sequence TTGCAGTTTTCAAAAGGCGTGGAATATGCCCTGCACTCCCTGCTCCAGATGCTTAATGCTCCTGCGGGCAAGTCGGTCGGCATCAGGGAGCTTGCCTCTTTTCAGGGTATATCCGAAACCTATCTCTCCAAGATCTTTACCAAGCTGCGCAAGGCGGGGGTGGTAAAGGCCGCACCCGGAGTAAACGGAGGCTACGAGCTTGCCCGTGCCCCTGAGAATATAACTTTCTGGGATGTTATCGAAGCCGTGGAAGGCTCTTCCGATATGTTTCAGTGCATAGAGATAAGGCAGAACACCGCCACGCTTGACAAGAACAACCTGCCCGATTCATACACCAAGTGCCCATGCCTCATAAAGACAGTTATGCTGGATGCGGAGGAACAGATGCGCAAGCACCTGAGAGGAAAGAATATAGGCTGGCTGAGGGATGAAGTGCAGAAGAAAATTCCTTTCGAACAGCAGAAAGCGGCTGAGGAATGGTTCGGAATAAAAAATAGATAA
- a CDS encoding flavodoxin family protein, with protein MYALAICGSPRKNGNTTLILNTVLGTLREKGWETELETVGGKDIKGCTACGACFKRGDGTCIINDAFNPVFAKMLKADAIIIGSPTYFADVTAETKALIDRSGFVAMANGNALKGKIGAGVSAVRRGGATHTVDTINHLFMISRMIIPGSTYWNMVYGLHKGDAANDKEGLANMTHIAEVIDWLGRAVKPHMDSFPDAVTEKEG; from the coding sequence ATGTACGCACTTGCAATATGCGGAAGCCCCCGCAAAAACGGCAACACAACGCTTATCCTCAACACTGTCCTTGGCACTCTCAGGGAAAAAGGCTGGGAAACCGAGCTTGAAACTGTAGGCGGCAAAGACATAAAAGGCTGTACAGCCTGCGGAGCCTGTTTCAAAAGGGGGGACGGCACATGCATCATAAATGATGCCTTTAACCCGGTATTCGCTAAAATGCTGAAGGCGGATGCAATAATAATCGGTTCACCCACCTATTTCGCTGATGTAACAGCGGAGACCAAAGCGCTCATAGACCGTTCGGGCTTCGTGGCCATGGCAAACGGAAACGCCCTGAAAGGCAAAATCGGCGCGGGAGTTTCCGCAGTGAGACGCGGCGGCGCAACCCACACGGTTGATACCATAAACCACCTTTTCATGATCTCAAGGATGATAATCCCCGGTTCAACATACTGGAACATGGTTTACGGCCTTCACAAAGGGGATGCGGCAAACGATAAGGAAGGGCTGGCGAACATGACGCACATAGCCGAAGTCATCGACTGGCTGGGCAGAGCCGTAAAGCCGCACATGGACTCTTTCCCTGACGCTGTGACAGAAAAGGAAGGATAG
- a CDS encoding NADP-dependent isocitrate dehydrogenase, translated as MSNKTIIWTEIDEAPALATYSLLPVIQSFTKGTGISVETRDISLSGRIIANFPDYLTEEQKIPDFLTQLGELSLKPEANIIKLPNISASIPQLQEAIAELQEKGYKVPDFPEDPKTDAEKEIKARYAKVLGSAVNPVLREGNSDRRAAAAVKEHAKKHPHRMMKQWPAPSKTRVAHMTSGDFYGSEKSVTVPAATSVKIEFAGKDGSVKVLKEKTALLAGEVIDSSVMNVAALRKFYAEQIEAAKKEGVLLSLHLKATMMKVSDPVMFGHAVQVYYKDVFAKHAATFKEIGVNTSNGLGDVYAKINKLPADKKAEIEADIMAVYKTNPELAMVDSDKGITNLHVPNDVIVDASMPVVVRDGGQMWGPDNKLHDTIAMVPDRCYATMYQAIIEDCQKNGQFNPAEMGSVSNVGLMAQKAEEYGSHDKTFIAEAEGVIRVVDNADGTVLMEQKVEAGDIFRMCQAKDAPIQDWVKLAVTRAKASNTPAVFWLDPARGHDAQIIEKVKKYLKDHDTTGLDIRIMTPVEAMKFSVERIRKGLDTISVTGNVLRDYLTDLFPILELGTSAKMLSIVPLMNGGGLFETGAGGSAPKHVEQFLKEGHLRWDSLGEFCALVASFEHMAMVFKDDVAKLLAETLDQAVGKVLENGKSPSRKVKELDNRGSHFYLALYWAQALAAQTKCKESAAKFAPVAKALAENEAKIVAELNAAEGRPADIGGYYRPVFEKAVKEMRPSATFNAIIDAM; from the coding sequence ATGTCTAACAAAACCATTATCTGGACCGAGATTGATGAAGCACCCGCATTAGCGACCTATTCGCTGCTCCCCGTTATACAGTCCTTCACAAAGGGCACGGGTATTTCCGTTGAAACCAGAGATATTTCGCTTTCAGGCCGTATCATAGCCAACTTCCCCGACTATCTCACCGAAGAGCAGAAAATCCCCGATTTCCTTACTCAGCTCGGCGAACTCTCCCTCAAGCCCGAAGCAAACATAATCAAGCTGCCCAACATCAGCGCATCCATCCCCCAGCTTCAGGAAGCCATTGCCGAACTTCAGGAAAAAGGCTACAAAGTGCCTGATTTCCCCGAAGACCCCAAGACTGACGCTGAAAAAGAAATAAAAGCCAGATACGCAAAAGTTCTCGGCAGCGCCGTTAACCCCGTTCTCCGTGAAGGCAACTCCGACAGAAGGGCGGCAGCCGCTGTTAAGGAACACGCTAAAAAACATCCCCACAGAATGATGAAACAGTGGCCTGCTCCCTCTAAAACACGCGTTGCCCACATGACCAGCGGCGACTTCTACGGCAGTGAAAAATCCGTTACTGTTCCCGCTGCAACCAGCGTGAAAATAGAGTTTGCCGGAAAAGACGGCAGCGTGAAGGTTCTCAAAGAGAAAACCGCACTCCTCGCCGGGGAAGTTATCGACTCCTCTGTAATGAATGTGGCTGCTCTCCGCAAATTTTACGCTGAGCAGATAGAAGCCGCCAAGAAAGAAGGCGTTCTCCTCTCTCTCCACCTCAAAGCAACAATGATGAAAGTCTCTGACCCCGTTATGTTCGGACACGCAGTTCAGGTTTACTACAAGGATGTGTTTGCGAAACACGCAGCAACCTTCAAGGAAATCGGCGTTAACACAAGCAACGGTCTCGGCGATGTTTACGCTAAAATCAACAAGCTTCCCGCTGATAAAAAAGCGGAAATAGAAGCAGACATAATGGCTGTTTACAAAACCAACCCCGAACTGGCAATGGTCGACTCCGACAAGGGAATCACCAACCTTCACGTTCCCAATGACGTTATTGTAGATGCCTCCATGCCTGTTGTTGTGCGTGACGGCGGCCAGATGTGGGGACCCGACAACAAACTGCACGACACCATAGCAATGGTTCCCGACAGATGCTACGCCACAATGTATCAGGCGATCATCGAAGACTGCCAGAAAAACGGTCAGTTCAACCCCGCTGAGATGGGCAGCGTTTCAAACGTCGGCCTCATGGCTCAGAAGGCTGAGGAATACGGCTCTCACGATAAAACATTCATAGCAGAGGCCGAAGGCGTAATCCGCGTTGTTGACAATGCAGACGGCACTGTCCTTATGGAGCAGAAAGTTGAAGCCGGCGACATTTTCAGAATGTGCCAGGCGAAAGATGCCCCCATTCAGGACTGGGTGAAACTCGCTGTCACAAGAGCCAAAGCAAGCAACACACCCGCTGTTTTCTGGCTTGACCCCGCAAGAGGACATGACGCGCAGATCATCGAAAAAGTTAAAAAATACCTCAAAGACCATGACACCACAGGGCTTGACATACGCATCATGACTCCCGTTGAGGCTATGAAGTTCTCTGTTGAAAGAATAAGAAAAGGGCTTGATACAATCTCCGTAACAGGAAACGTTCTCAGAGACTACCTCACTGACCTTTTCCCCATACTTGAACTCGGCACATCCGCAAAAATGCTCTCCATCGTTCCCCTTATGAACGGCGGCGGTCTTTTTGAAACAGGTGCAGGCGGCTCCGCTCCCAAACACGTTGAGCAGTTCCTTAAGGAAGGCCACCTGAGATGGGATTCACTCGGCGAATTCTGCGCCCTTGTTGCTTCTTTTGAGCATATGGCAATGGTTTTCAAGGATGACGTGGCAAAACTCCTCGCTGAAACCCTTGACCAGGCAGTGGGCAAAGTGCTTGAAAACGGCAAGTCCCCCTCACGCAAGGTAAAAGAGCTTGATAACAGAGGCAGCCACTTCTACCTCGCGCTTTACTGGGCACAGGCTCTTGCCGCACAGACAAAATGCAAGGAGTCAGCAGCCAAGTTTGCTCCCGTTGCTAAGGCTCTGGCAGAAAATGAGGCAAAAATTGTTGCTGAACTCAACGCAGCCGAAGGCAGACCCGCAGACATAGGCGGCTACTACAGACCTGTTTTTGAGAAAGCTGTGAAAGAAATGCGCCCCAGCGCGACATTCAACGCGATTATCGACGCTATGTGA
- a CDS encoding TorD/DmsD family molecular chaperone, whose product MDSIGLIEAFRDFFHYGTKEKMQEAYARITQTECGANSEINWDEEEFLFNRLFIGPMPPKAPMAASVYLDPEGRINGETTEKVKSIYAAAGLSLAAKGKMPEDLLPVELDACCIIRRIKEADENFAELYEQLTAMHMYMWVPGFVERAKEHADETAAVVHVLNLLNGWIKNEVTSIVMSKEKV is encoded by the coding sequence ATGGATTCAATTGGACTGATTGAGGCCTTCCGGGATTTTTTTCATTACGGCACAAAAGAAAAAATGCAGGAAGCATACGCCCGCATCACACAGACAGAATGCGGAGCAAACAGCGAAATCAACTGGGATGAAGAGGAGTTCCTGTTCAACAGGCTTTTCATAGGTCCTATGCCGCCGAAGGCTCCTATGGCGGCTTCTGTTTATCTTGACCCGGAAGGGCGCATCAACGGCGAAACCACAGAAAAAGTCAAATCAATATATGCCGCAGCAGGTCTCAGCCTTGCTGCCAAAGGGAAAATGCCGGAAGATCTGCTTCCGGTTGAGCTTGACGCATGCTGCATAATCCGCCGCATCAAAGAGGCTGATGAAAACTTTGCGGAACTATATGAACAACTGACGGCAATGCATATGTATATGTGGGTTCCCGGATTCGTGGAACGCGCTAAGGAGCACGCTGATGAAACCGCGGCAGTTGTGCATGTGCTGAATCTGCTTAACGGGTGGATCAAAAATGAGGTGACATCCATAGTGATGTCAAAGGAGAAAGTATGA
- a CDS encoding pyridoxamine 5'-phosphate oxidase family protein produces the protein MMNEVFMNVLKNEGVVSIVSWGSGEPHIVNTWNSYVNVTEDGRLLIPAAGMQSVEKDLAVNSRVKLTLGSKNVQGLYAMGTGFRIEGTASFFEDSAEFDMMKEKFPFLSRVLEITVNELKQTV, from the coding sequence ATGATGAATGAAGTTTTTATGAATGTCCTTAAAAATGAAGGCGTGGTATCGATCGTGTCATGGGGTTCCGGCGAGCCTCACATAGTAAACACATGGAACTCTTATGTTAATGTCACCGAAGACGGCAGACTGCTGATTCCTGCGGCGGGAATGCAGAGCGTTGAGAAGGATCTGGCTGTAAACAGCAGGGTGAAGCTTACTCTGGGCAGTAAAAATGTTCAGGGGCTTTATGCCATGGGAACGGGCTTCCGCATTGAGGGCACTGCAAGCTTTTTTGAAGATAGTGCTGAGTTTGATATGATGAAGGAGAAGTTCCCTTTTCTCAGCAGAGTGCTGGAGATAACTGTAAACGAGCTCAAGCAGACAGTCTGA
- a CDS encoding molybdopterin-dependent oxidoreductase: MKTDLLKEAALCPLSRRSFLKSAAAAGILSSLPSGILQAAEWERTHYEGGYETFRNACPRNCYDTCSIKSYVKDGVLRFVEGAQESTFTGGALCVKGFSYPRRVYSPDRIKYPMKQIGRGTGNWKRISWDEALTEISNKILEIKKKDGSLLGMALDKYSGNFGITHYGVEGMMSSLGYTTRFVGTPCWPAGIDAQNFDMGNMWCNDPEDMVKAKYIIIWGGNPAWNSVHSMKFVYEAQERGAKVVVIDPIMTQTAAKADLYIRVKTSEDGSLALGMARHILDKKLVNKEFVEKHSKGFEEFAAYLKKNVTVEWAAKKSGVPAKIIRQVAEEFALAKPATIWAGYGLQRHANGGANVRAIDAVAAMTGNIGVEGGGARYGHLHTWGFNYNAMVQKQPEGSVGYLGKDKIKSEFDKTEGKQAAYSDRTININKIAESILTTNEPPVRLLWVACKNPFAQDFDRNKLKKAFDKLEMVVTVDQFFNETVENSDIVLPCTTLFEEYTVNVSYWHYWIGLNEKAIPEQYEAKSDLQIAAMLSKKMNELEAGSCTFPQITDTKVWMEKEFNDGIHKLFGIKSWEDLKKGPRKAQLPSSASWNELKFGTPSGKYEFSSDLAADYGHTKLPEYKAPRKAYDKFRVLTPHTQFGLHSQFNNLDYMRDFNPEPYVYINPKAAAKKGIKDGETVKLTNKTGNVTVKARITDIIAEDVLVLYEAWFGGKTDFNVQELVDDAEADMGTFKTGAPGVAIHDQFAEIAKA; this comes from the coding sequence ATGAAGACTGATTTATTGAAGGAAGCGGCGCTCTGTCCCCTGAGCAGACGTTCGTTTCTCAAGAGTGCGGCAGCGGCGGGTATACTCTCGTCACTCCCGTCGGGCATTCTTCAGGCGGCAGAATGGGAAAGAACGCATTATGAAGGCGGATACGAAACATTCCGCAATGCCTGTCCCAGAAACTGCTATGACACATGCAGCATAAAGTCATACGTCAAAGACGGCGTGCTCAGGTTCGTGGAGGGTGCGCAGGAGTCAACATTCACAGGCGGCGCGCTCTGCGTGAAGGGTTTCAGCTATCCCAGAAGGGTCTACAGCCCGGACAGGATAAAATACCCCATGAAGCAGATAGGCAGAGGCACGGGCAACTGGAAAAGGATAAGCTGGGATGAGGCGCTGACAGAGATCTCAAACAAAATCCTTGAGATAAAAAAGAAGGACGGCTCACTCCTCGGAATGGCTCTGGACAAATACTCCGGCAACTTCGGCATAACCCACTACGGAGTTGAGGGGATGATGAGCTCCCTCGGCTACACCACAAGGTTTGTGGGCACGCCCTGCTGGCCTGCGGGGATAGATGCCCAGAACTTTGACATGGGCAACATGTGGTGCAACGACCCCGAAGATATGGTCAAGGCGAAATATATTATAATCTGGGGCGGCAACCCCGCATGGAACTCCGTACACTCCATGAAGTTTGTCTATGAAGCTCAGGAGAGGGGCGCAAAGGTTGTGGTAATCGACCCCATAATGACCCAGACAGCCGCCAAGGCAGACCTTTACATAAGGGTGAAAACATCCGAAGACGGCTCACTCGCCCTCGGAATGGCAAGGCATATTCTGGATAAAAAGCTTGTTAATAAAGAGTTTGTGGAAAAGCACAGCAAAGGCTTTGAAGAATTTGCCGCATACCTGAAAAAGAATGTGACAGTCGAGTGGGCTGCCAAAAAATCCGGCGTTCCCGCAAAAATAATCAGACAGGTGGCTGAGGAGTTCGCATTAGCAAAACCCGCCACAATCTGGGCGGGCTACGGTCTCCAGCGCCACGCAAACGGCGGGGCGAATGTCCGTGCCATCGACGCAGTCGCCGCTATGACAGGCAACATAGGCGTTGAAGGGGGCGGAGCAAGATACGGCCACCTCCACACATGGGGCTTCAATTATAACGCCATGGTGCAGAAACAGCCGGAAGGCTCAGTGGGTTACCTTGGCAAGGATAAAATTAAGAGCGAGTTTGACAAAACAGAAGGCAAGCAGGCGGCCTATTCTGACAGAACGATAAACATCAACAAGATAGCAGAATCTATCCTCACCACCAACGAACCGCCGGTAAGGCTCCTCTGGGTTGCATGTAAAAACCCGTTTGCGCAGGACTTTGACCGCAATAAACTGAAAAAGGCGTTCGATAAGCTGGAGATGGTGGTAACCGTGGATCAGTTCTTCAACGAGACCGTGGAAAACTCCGACATTGTTCTCCCCTGCACCACTCTCTTTGAGGAATACACCGTGAATGTTTCCTACTGGCATTACTGGATAGGGCTTAATGAGAAAGCAATACCGGAGCAGTACGAGGCTAAGTCCGACCTACAGATAGCCGCCATGCTCTCCAAAAAAATGAATGAGCTTGAAGCCGGTTCCTGCACATTTCCGCAGATAACAGACACCAAAGTCTGGATGGAAAAGGAGTTTAACGACGGAATCCATAAGCTGTTCGGAATCAAAAGCTGGGAAGACCTGAAAAAAGGCCCCCGCAAGGCTCAGCTCCCCTCCAGCGCATCATGGAACGAACTGAAATTCGGCACTCCGTCAGGTAAATACGAGTTCAGCTCTGACCTCGCCGCAGATTACGGACACACCAAACTACCAGAATACAAAGCGCCGAGAAAGGCATACGACAAGTTCCGTGTGCTCACCCCGCATACGCAGTTCGGACTGCACTCGCAGTTCAACAACCTTGACTACATGCGAGACTTCAACCCTGAGCCGTATGTGTACATCAACCCCAAAGCTGCGGCTAAGAAAGGGATAAAAGACGGCGAAACGGTAAAACTCACCAACAAAACAGGCAATGTAACCGTAAAGGCGAGAATCACAGACATAATAGCAGAGGATGTCCTTGTGCTTTATGAGGCATGGTTCGGCGGCAAAACAGACTTCAATGTTCAGGAGCTGGTGGATGATGCCGAAGCGGACATGGGAACATTCAAAACAGGCGCACCGGGCGTTGCCATACACGACCAGTTCGCAGAAATAGCCAAGGCGTAA